Proteins encoded by one window of Acidipropionibacterium virtanenii:
- the ruvA gene encoding Holliday junction branch migration protein RuvA produces MISHLRGAVSAAGPTWVVLDLSGFGLRVTCPPATAATARIGSQLELETSLVVREDSLTLHGFGSAADRDAFELVQTASGVGPKLAMAMLSVLDADQLGAAIAGEDSAALCRVPGIGKKGAAKLILELKDKAPLISAGGAGTTPVAASGEPWREQVGEGLIGLGWSARDAEKAVDSVAGMRQDDPDVTIGVLMRAALRSLAK; encoded by the coding sequence GTGATCTCCCATCTTCGCGGCGCGGTGAGCGCGGCCGGACCCACCTGGGTGGTGCTGGACCTGTCGGGCTTCGGGCTGCGGGTGACCTGCCCACCGGCCACTGCGGCCACGGCCCGGATCGGCTCGCAGCTGGAGCTGGAGACCTCCCTGGTGGTGCGCGAGGACTCGCTCACTCTGCACGGCTTCGGCTCGGCGGCCGATCGCGACGCCTTCGAACTGGTGCAGACCGCATCGGGGGTCGGGCCCAAACTCGCGATGGCGATGCTGTCGGTGCTCGACGCCGACCAGCTCGGCGCCGCGATCGCCGGCGAGGACTCCGCGGCGCTGTGCCGGGTGCCGGGGATCGGGAAGAAGGGCGCCGCCAAACTCATTCTGGAACTCAAGGACAAGGCTCCGCTCATCTCGGCGGGCGGGGCCGGTACCACCCCCGTCGCCGCCTCCGGCGAACCGTGGCGGGAACAGGTCGGCGAGGGCCTGATCGGGCTCGGGTGGTCGGCCCGCGACGCCGAGAAGGCGGTGGACTCGGTGGCCGGCATGCGTCAGGACGATCCGGACGTGACGATCGGCGTGCTGATGCGCGCAGCGCTTCGCAGCCTCGCGAAATAG
- the ruvB gene encoding Holliday junction branch migration DNA helicase RuvB: MENSPVDPWAEPPEKAEEAALRPGALAEFRGQPRVSDQLGLVLEAARARQTTPDHVLLSGPPGLGKTTLAMIIAAEMGSPIRISSGPAIQHAGDLAAILSSLVPGEVFFLDEIHRMSKPAEEMLYLAMEDFRVDVVVGKGPGATAIPIDIPPFTLVGATTRAGLLPGPLRDRFGFTAQLEFYDPADLESIITRSAGVIGVTLARGTATTIAGRSRGTPRIANRLLRRVRDYAQVHHGDGKPVSPRTAAAALDLYEVDPLGLDRLDRAVLDAVCVKFGGGPVGLSTLAISVGEEPQTVEEVAEPFLVRLGFLMRTPRGRIATDRAWNHLGLTPPAPQGADGLF, from the coding sequence ATGGAGAACTCGCCGGTCGACCCGTGGGCCGAACCGCCGGAGAAGGCAGAGGAGGCCGCACTGCGGCCCGGAGCCCTGGCGGAGTTCCGCGGTCAGCCCAGAGTCTCGGACCAGCTCGGCCTGGTGCTGGAGGCCGCCCGGGCCCGTCAGACCACACCGGATCACGTGCTGCTGTCGGGCCCGCCCGGGCTGGGCAAGACCACCCTGGCGATGATCATCGCCGCGGAGATGGGCTCGCCGATCCGGATCTCCTCGGGCCCGGCGATCCAGCACGCCGGCGATCTGGCGGCCATCCTGTCCTCCCTGGTGCCCGGCGAGGTCTTCTTCCTCGACGAGATCCATCGGATGTCCAAGCCCGCCGAGGAGATGCTCTACCTGGCGATGGAGGACTTCCGGGTCGACGTGGTGGTCGGCAAGGGGCCCGGCGCCACCGCCATCCCGATCGACATCCCCCCCTTCACCCTCGTCGGGGCGACCACCCGGGCCGGCCTGCTGCCCGGGCCACTGCGCGACCGCTTCGGCTTCACCGCCCAGCTGGAGTTCTACGATCCCGCCGACCTGGAGTCGATCATCACCCGTTCCGCCGGTGTGATCGGCGTCACCCTGGCCCGGGGCACCGCGACGACCATCGCCGGGCGCTCCCGGGGCACCCCGCGCATCGCCAACCGGCTGCTGCGCCGGGTCCGCGACTACGCCCAGGTCCATCATGGCGACGGGAAACCGGTGAGCCCGCGCACCGCTGCCGCGGCCCTGGATCTCTATGAAGTGGATCCACTCGGGCTGGACCGCCTCGACCGGGCGGTGCTGGACGCCGTGTGCGTCAAGTTCGGCGGGGGACCGGTGGGGCTGTCCACGCTGGCGATCAGCGTCGGCGAGGAGCCCCAGACGGTCGAGGAGGTCGCCGAACCCTTCCTGGTGCGGCTCGGCTTCCTGATGCGCACCCCCAGGGGACGCATCGCCACCGACCGCGCCTGGAACCACCTGGGGCTCACCCCGCCCGCCCCGCAGGGCGCCGACGGCTTGTTCTGA
- a CDS encoding adenine phosphoribosyltransferase produces the protein MTATTATGRSRLISGLIRSVPDFPEPGVDFKDITPLLGNPNGFSAAIDELVATAPRDIDVVVGIEARGFVFAAPVALSLGIGFVPVRKPGKLPGEVFSQSFDLEYGAETLTVHRDAVPRGARVMIVDDILATGGTIAATAGLLKHLDVTLAQVSVLMELPALGGRATLAKAGIDSFDAVIAG, from the coding sequence ATGACCGCAACCACAGCGACCGGCAGGAGCCGGCTCATCTCCGGGCTGATCCGTTCGGTGCCCGACTTTCCGGAGCCGGGGGTCGATTTCAAGGACATCACCCCGCTGCTGGGCAATCCCAACGGATTCTCGGCCGCCATCGACGAACTGGTGGCCACCGCACCCCGGGACATCGACGTGGTGGTGGGCATCGAGGCCAGGGGATTCGTCTTCGCTGCCCCGGTGGCCCTGTCCCTGGGGATCGGATTCGTGCCCGTCCGCAAGCCAGGCAAGCTGCCCGGAGAGGTCTTCTCCCAGAGCTTCGACCTGGAGTACGGCGCCGAGACCCTCACCGTGCACCGCGACGCCGTCCCGCGGGGAGCCCGGGTGATGATCGTCGACGACATCCTGGCCACCGGCGGCACCATCGCCGCCACGGCCGGGCTGTTGAAGCACCTCGACGTCACCCTGGCCCAGGTCTCGGTGCTCATGGAGCTGCCGGCGCTGGGTGGGCGTGCCACCCTGGCGAAGGCGGGAATCGACTCCTTCGACGCCGTCATCGCGGGCTGA
- a CDS encoding potassium channel family protein, translating into MSDQETQAAKESTRNIKRTTLVHLPFKTHSPLAELARRAGLALLLMIISTIIVYIDRGSYIDNVAHDGVSFIDALYYSTVTVTTTGYGDITPLTPHARLLSAVVITPLRIAFLVLLVGATLEVLATEGRRSMRDAGWRRNMRNHTVVIGYGTKGRSAITTLRSHDVPSDRIVVIDAKAAAVAEANRNGLAAFEGDATRRELLRRAEIGKAREVVITLPRDDTAILTTLTVRQLNARCHIVVAGREEENLPLLRESGADSVVTSADAVGRLLGLSSVNPHVGEVIDDLLSSAHGMEVIQRKVSADEVGARPDDIVNERVLAVIRNDTLLNFYDPNLEKLTTGDSVVVVRRALTRRPRFPAAPQS; encoded by the coding sequence ATGTCCGACCAGGAGACCCAGGCGGCCAAGGAGAGCACCAGGAATATCAAGCGCACCACCCTGGTGCATCTGCCCTTCAAGACCCACAGCCCGCTGGCGGAGCTGGCCCGGCGCGCCGGACTCGCGCTGCTGCTGATGATCATCAGCACGATCATCGTCTACATCGACCGGGGCTCCTACATCGACAACGTCGCTCACGACGGGGTCTCCTTCATCGACGCCCTGTACTACTCGACCGTGACGGTCACCACCACCGGCTACGGCGACATCACGCCTCTGACCCCCCACGCCCGGCTGTTGAGCGCCGTCGTGATCACCCCGTTGAGGATCGCCTTCCTGGTCCTGCTGGTCGGTGCCACCCTGGAGGTCCTGGCCACCGAGGGCCGGCGCAGCATGCGCGACGCCGGCTGGAGGAGAAATATGCGCAATCACACAGTGGTCATCGGTTACGGGACGAAGGGCCGCAGCGCCATCACCACGCTGCGCAGCCATGACGTCCCCTCCGACAGGATCGTCGTCATCGATGCCAAGGCCGCGGCGGTGGCCGAGGCCAACCGCAACGGGCTGGCCGCATTCGAGGGGGACGCGACCCGGCGCGAGCTGCTGCGTCGCGCCGAGATCGGCAAGGCCCGCGAAGTCGTCATCACGCTGCCACGCGACGACACGGCGATCCTCACCACGCTGACCGTGCGTCAGCTCAACGCGCGCTGCCACATCGTGGTAGCCGGCCGCGAGGAGGAGAATCTGCCGCTGCTGCGCGAGTCCGGGGCCGACTCCGTGGTCACCTCCGCCGACGCGGTCGGTCGGCTGCTCGGCCTGTCCTCGGTGAATCCGCACGTCGGCGAGGTCATCGACGACCTGCTCTCCAGCGCCCATGGCATGGAGGTGATCCAGCGCAAGGTCAGCGCCGACGAGGTGGGTGCCCGTCCCGATGACATCGTCAATGAGCGGGTATTGGCCGTGATCCGCAACGACACCCTGCTGAACTTCTACGACCCGAACCTCGAGAAGCTGACCACCGGGGACTCGGTGGTGGTGGTACGCCGAGCGCTGACCCGCCGTCCACGCTTCCCTGCTGCGCCGCAGAGCTGA
- the secD gene encoding protein translocase subunit SecD, producing MIFLVVIAALYGVMAATHSWSPRLGLDLRGGTTITLTAGANDGKAPSKTSLEQARNIIQQRVNSLGVGESSVKTAGDRNIVVSAPNVDSEKLLNMVGQTAKLGFRFVYTEEQVDKSQAGPSASATASSGAAAPQGLPSAPSTEIPKASGLPSAPAGSGTGAQKYNDKSASSEAGRMKAAQSWQPSEEDQQKFQDYTCGDPSTQEENDPLVTCNREGTMKFLLSPVGIPGTLVTKSTAGIPDQGVSYVVNLQFNAIGTKSFSTATTALCSQQAPQNQFAIVLDGKVVSNPELNPQTSQGACPITSGEAQISGNFTQESADELSNILKYGALPLAFTASSVDNVSPTLGGEQLKAGLIAGLIGLILVAGYCILYYRGLGIVVISSLLIAGAGTYAAMVLLGESMGFTLSLAGVAGAIVAIGITADSFIVYFERIRDEIREGRTLRTALQTGWLKARGTIAMADGVSLLSAVILFILSVDQVKGFAFTLGLTTVIDLLICFFFTHPVVVLLGRTRFWGEGRRFSGLEARHMGVSELSLLGRRAARARARNSTAADTSVTDDGEEA from the coding sequence ATCATCTTCCTGGTGGTGATCGCCGCCCTGTACGGCGTCATGGCCGCCACCCACTCGTGGTCGCCACGGCTCGGCCTGGATCTGAGGGGCGGAACCACGATCACCCTGACCGCCGGAGCCAATGACGGCAAGGCGCCGTCCAAGACGAGCCTTGAGCAGGCGCGCAACATCATCCAGCAGCGCGTCAACTCGCTGGGTGTGGGGGAGTCCTCGGTCAAGACCGCCGGAGACCGCAACATCGTCGTCTCGGCCCCCAACGTCGACTCCGAGAAGCTGCTCAACATGGTGGGTCAGACCGCCAAGCTGGGATTCAGATTCGTCTACACCGAGGAGCAGGTCGACAAGTCGCAGGCCGGCCCCTCGGCCTCGGCGACCGCATCCTCGGGGGCGGCCGCCCCCCAGGGGCTGCCCAGCGCTCCGTCGACCGAGATCCCGAAGGCCAGCGGGCTGCCCAGTGCCCCGGCCGGTTCGGGCACCGGTGCCCAGAAGTACAACGACAAGAGCGCCTCCTCGGAGGCCGGCAGGATGAAGGCCGCGCAGTCCTGGCAGCCCTCCGAGGAGGACCAGCAGAAGTTCCAGGACTACACCTGCGGGGATCCCAGCACCCAGGAGGAGAACGATCCGCTGGTCACCTGCAACCGCGAGGGCACCATGAAGTTCCTGCTCTCACCGGTGGGCATCCCCGGTACCCTGGTCACCAAGTCGACCGCGGGGATCCCCGACCAGGGCGTCAGCTATGTGGTCAACCTGCAGTTCAACGCGATCGGCACCAAGAGCTTCTCCACCGCGACGACCGCGCTGTGCTCCCAGCAGGCCCCGCAGAACCAGTTCGCCATCGTGCTGGACGGCAAGGTCGTCTCCAACCCGGAGCTCAATCCGCAGACCTCCCAGGGGGCCTGCCCGATCACCAGCGGCGAGGCCCAGATCTCGGGCAACTTCACCCAGGAGTCGGCCGACGAACTGTCCAACATTCTCAAGTACGGCGCCCTGCCGCTGGCCTTCACGGCCTCCAGCGTCGACAACGTCTCTCCGACCCTGGGCGGCGAACAGCTCAAGGCCGGTCTCATCGCCGGACTCATCGGGCTCATCCTGGTCGCCGGGTACTGCATCCTCTACTACCGCGGCCTGGGCATCGTGGTGATCAGCTCCCTGCTGATCGCCGGCGCCGGGACCTACGCGGCCATGGTGCTGCTCGGCGAGTCGATGGGATTCACCCTCTCGCTGGCCGGGGTGGCCGGCGCCATCGTGGCGATCGGCATCACCGCCGACTCCTTCATCGTCTACTTCGAACGAATACGCGACGAGATCCGGGAGGGACGCACGCTGCGCACCGCGCTGCAGACCGGATGGCTCAAGGCCCGCGGCACGATCGCCATGGCCGACGGCGTCTCCCTGCTCTCGGCGGTCATCCTGTTCATCCTGTCGGTCGACCAGGTGAAGGGATTCGCCTTCACCCTCGGCCTCACCACGGTCATCGACCTGCTGATCTGCTTCTTCTTCACCCATCCGGTCGTCGTGCTGCTCGGGCGGACGAGGTTCTGGGGCGAGGGACGCCGGTTCTCCGGCCTGGAGGCCCGCCACATGGGCGTCTCGGAGCTGTCGCTGCTGGGGCGCAGGGCGGCACGGGCACGGGCGCGCAACAGCACTGCTGCGGACACATCAGTGACGGACGACGGAGAGGAGGCCTGA
- the ruvC gene encoding crossover junction endodeoxyribonuclease RuvC yields the protein MGVDPGLTRCGVALVEGGVGRPLELVAAGVIRTPADMEASQRLLRIHDGLEEWCTTYRPDQVAIERVFAQHQRNTFTGTAQAAGLAMVIGARHGLPVDLHTPSEVKAAISGSGRADKAQVGLMVARILRLQEAPRPADAADAVALAICQIWRGGADRRLQEAAAAQRAARGGRIPRSWKDVTR from the coding sequence ATGGGGGTCGATCCGGGCCTCACCCGGTGCGGCGTGGCGCTGGTCGAGGGCGGGGTGGGCCGCCCGCTGGAGCTCGTCGCGGCCGGCGTCATCCGCACCCCGGCCGACATGGAGGCCTCGCAGCGACTGCTGCGGATCCATGACGGGCTGGAGGAGTGGTGCACCACCTATCGGCCCGATCAGGTCGCCATCGAGCGGGTCTTCGCCCAGCATCAGCGCAACACCTTCACCGGGACCGCCCAGGCGGCCGGTCTGGCGATGGTGATCGGAGCACGCCACGGGCTGCCGGTGGACCTGCACACCCCCAGCGAGGTCAAGGCCGCCATCTCCGGGTCGGGGCGCGCCGACAAGGCGCAGGTCGGCCTGATGGTGGCCCGCATCCTGCGCCTCCAGGAGGCTCCCAGGCCGGCCGACGCCGCCGACGCGGTGGCCCTGGCGATCTGCCAGATATGGCGCGGCGGTGCCGACCGCCGCCTGCAGGAGGCCGCGGCGGCCCAGCGGGCCGCGCGCGGCGGTCGCATTCCGAGATCGTGGAAGGACGTGACGAGGTGA
- a CDS encoding YebC/PmpR family DNA-binding transcriptional regulator: MSGHSKWATTKHKKAAIDAKRGKLFAKLIKTIEVSARVGGGDPSGNPTLYDAIQKAKKNSVPNDNINRAVKRGSGEGSDAVSYETIMYEAYGPAGIAILIECLTDNRNRAVSDVRIAVTRNGGTMADGGSVQRLFERKGVVEVSKTFEVEEGRKTVTKEVSEDELMEATIDAEPEDIVDGGDSFEVISDPNALVDVRKAVQAAGIDYESAEVAFKADFNQPVELEDARKLFKILDALDDLDDVQNVYSNADISVEVMAALEDED, encoded by the coding sequence ATGAGCGGTCACTCCAAGTGGGCCACCACCAAGCACAAGAAGGCGGCCATCGACGCCAAGCGCGGCAAACTGTTCGCCAAACTCATCAAGACCATTGAGGTCTCCGCCAGGGTGGGCGGCGGTGATCCGTCGGGCAACCCGACCCTCTACGACGCGATCCAGAAGGCCAAGAAGAACTCGGTCCCCAATGACAACATCAACCGCGCCGTGAAGCGCGGTTCGGGCGAGGGTTCCGACGCCGTCTCCTATGAGACGATCATGTACGAGGCCTACGGCCCGGCCGGTATCGCCATCCTCATCGAGTGCCTCACCGACAACCGCAACCGCGCCGTCTCCGATGTGCGCATCGCGGTCACCCGCAACGGCGGCACGATGGCCGACGGCGGCTCGGTGCAGCGCCTCTTCGAGCGCAAGGGGGTCGTCGAGGTCTCCAAGACCTTCGAGGTCGAGGAAGGGCGCAAGACCGTCACGAAGGAGGTCTCGGAGGACGAGCTGATGGAGGCCACCATCGACGCCGAGCCCGAGGACATCGTCGACGGCGGAGACTCCTTCGAGGTGATCTCCGACCCCAACGCCCTGGTCGACGTCCGCAAGGCCGTCCAGGCGGCAGGCATCGACTACGAGTCCGCCGAGGTCGCCTTCAAGGCCGACTTCAACCAGCCCGTCGAACTGGAGGACGCCCGCAAGCTGTTCAAGATCCTCGACGCCCTCGACGACCTCGACGACGTGCAGAACGTGTACTCCAACGCCGACATCAGCGTCGAGGTCATGGCTGCGCTCGAGGACGAGGACTGA
- the secF gene encoding protein translocase subunit SecF → MAQHKTGLAHALYTGKVSYPFIDRKKVWYLVSLTLIVISVLGLALRGLNLGIDFQGGVEFKASVHVAGGTTDKIRDAVVSSGPSDLDGTEVVSMGDDAVRVQTRPLSASENTTVRAAIASVTGGSQTSVTYSNVGSQWGSEITNKALQALLVFLVLVMIQIWAYFRNWKMAVAAIIALVHDVVITVGVYAIVGFSVTPSTLIGVLTILGYSLYDTVVVFDKVRENTSHLEQQPDRTFPEAVNLAINQVLVRSVNTTLIGVLPVAALLFAGAFVLGSGPLEDLGLALFVGMIAGAYSSIFIAAPIFSQFKGREEEIRKHDRAVAKRRSRAAEDAPRVKAQTVTSGAAVSAADLPEAPAERPARKQGSRTTRSQRKK, encoded by the coding sequence ATGGCGCAACACAAGACCGGTCTGGCCCACGCCCTCTACACCGGCAAGGTCTCCTACCCCTTCATCGACCGCAAGAAGGTCTGGTACCTGGTCTCCCTGACCCTCATCGTCATCTCGGTGCTCGGGCTGGCGCTGCGCGGCCTGAACCTGGGTATCGACTTCCAGGGCGGCGTGGAGTTCAAGGCATCGGTGCACGTGGCGGGCGGCACCACCGACAAGATCCGCGACGCGGTGGTCTCCTCGGGCCCCTCCGATCTGGACGGCACCGAGGTGGTCTCGATGGGCGATGACGCGGTGCGGGTCCAGACGCGACCGCTGAGCGCCTCGGAGAACACCACGGTGCGCGCCGCGATCGCCAGTGTCACCGGCGGCTCGCAGACCTCGGTCACCTACTCCAACGTCGGAAGCCAGTGGGGCTCGGAGATCACCAACAAGGCCCTCCAGGCGCTGCTGGTCTTCCTGGTCCTGGTGATGATCCAGATCTGGGCGTACTTCCGGAACTGGAAGATGGCCGTCGCCGCGATCATCGCGCTGGTCCACGACGTCGTCATCACCGTCGGCGTCTACGCCATCGTCGGGTTCAGCGTCACCCCCTCCACCCTCATCGGCGTGCTCACCATCCTCGGGTACTCGCTCTACGACACGGTGGTGGTCTTCGACAAGGTGCGCGAGAACACCTCCCACCTGGAGCAGCAACCCGACCGGACCTTCCCCGAGGCGGTCAACCTGGCCATCAATCAGGTCCTGGTCCGCTCGGTCAACACGACCCTCATCGGGGTGCTGCCGGTGGCCGCGCTGCTGTTCGCCGGAGCCTTCGTGCTCGGTTCGGGACCCCTGGAGGATCTCGGTCTCGCCCTGTTCGTCGGCATGATCGCCGGCGCCTACTCCTCGATCTTCATCGCCGCCCCGATCTTCAGCCAGTTCAAGGGCCGCGAGGAGGAGATCCGCAAGCACGACCGGGCCGTGGCGAAGCGTCGCTCCAGGGCCGCCGAGGACGCTCCCCGGGTCAAGGCGCAGACCGTGACGTCGGGGGCCGCGGTGAGCGCGGCCGATCTGCCCGAGGCCCCGGCCGAGCGGCCTGCCCGCAAACAGGGCTCCAGGACCACCAGATCGCAGAGGAAGAAATGA
- a CDS encoding RelA/SpoT family protein has translation MAEESVYGPYGTGRGAPGRPRSQEVARAPQPRMRMRERFVRWRAPKQATQAVLDPLISTVLAAHPSSDVALLERAYETADHYHRGQTRKSGDPYITHPLAVAMILAELGMDDQTLCAGLLHDTVEDTSYTMEQLTADFGEEVALLVDGVTKLDKVQYGSSAKAETIRKMVIAMSRDIRVLVIKLADRLHNMRTLGFLRPDKQNRIAKETLEIFAPLAHRLGMNAVKWELEDLAFSTTQPKLYDEIVHLVAEQAPQREKQLKEVIEIVRADLAEAGINATVYGRPKHYYSIYQKMVVRGRDFSDIYDLVGLRILVDTPRDCYAALGVMHVRWNPLPGRFKDYIAMPKYNMYQSLHTTVLGPGGRPVELQIRTHDMHRRAEYGVAAHWKYKEDPNAAGKGIHSDGSELSWVRSLNQWSKEEDDPSEFLDSLRFEINSTEVYVFTPKGDVVSLPQGSTPVDFAYSVHTEVGHRCIGARVNGKLVPLETQLANGDVVDVLTSNAPDAGPSRDWLQFVASPRARSKIKAHFTRERREESIENGKEAIAKEIRHGGLHLQNLLTVEYLTAVANDLKVADVNGLYAAVGEHNISPQSVVEKLVSLGGGAEEARADRDEDAPVGVVAPAVRRHSETGVIVDGNPDMLVKLARCCTPLPGDEIMGFVTRSDGVSVHRTDCSNAKHLLQYPERIVPVSWAGGAQEGYVVTVQVEGLDRSGLLFDTSKILAEQGVSVLSANMSASKNHLARLRLTFESPDPTHLKHLVESIRRISGVYDVYRVKS, from the coding sequence GTGGCCGAGGAGAGCGTGTACGGGCCCTACGGGACCGGTCGTGGCGCGCCCGGACGACCGCGTTCCCAGGAGGTCGCCCGGGCACCTCAGCCGCGGATGCGGATGAGGGAGCGCTTCGTGCGCTGGCGCGCCCCCAAGCAGGCCACCCAGGCAGTCCTCGACCCGCTCATCTCCACCGTGCTCGCCGCCCATCCGAGTTCCGACGTCGCGCTGCTGGAACGGGCCTACGAGACCGCCGACCACTATCACCGCGGCCAGACCCGAAAATCCGGGGACCCCTACATCACCCATCCACTGGCCGTGGCGATGATCCTGGCCGAGCTCGGCATGGACGATCAGACGCTGTGCGCGGGCCTGCTGCACGACACCGTCGAGGACACCTCGTACACCATGGAGCAGCTCACCGCCGATTTCGGCGAGGAGGTCGCGCTGCTCGTCGACGGCGTCACCAAGCTCGACAAGGTGCAGTACGGCTCCTCGGCCAAGGCCGAGACGATCCGCAAGATGGTCATCGCGATGAGCCGCGACATCCGGGTGCTGGTGATCAAGCTGGCCGACCGGCTGCACAACATGCGCACCCTGGGCTTCCTGCGCCCGGACAAGCAGAACCGGATCGCCAAGGAGACACTGGAGATCTTCGCCCCGCTGGCCCACCGCCTGGGCATGAACGCCGTCAAATGGGAGCTGGAGGATCTGGCCTTCTCCACCACTCAGCCGAAGCTCTACGACGAGATCGTCCATCTGGTGGCCGAGCAGGCCCCGCAGCGGGAGAAGCAGCTCAAGGAGGTCATCGAGATCGTCCGGGCCGACCTGGCCGAGGCCGGCATCAACGCCACCGTCTACGGTCGGCCGAAGCACTACTACTCCATCTACCAGAAGATGGTGGTGCGCGGCCGGGACTTCTCCGACATCTACGACCTGGTCGGGTTGCGGATCCTGGTCGACACCCCTCGCGACTGTTACGCGGCCCTGGGGGTGATGCATGTGCGATGGAACCCGCTGCCGGGCCGGTTCAAGGACTACATCGCGATGCCGAAGTACAACATGTACCAGTCTCTGCACACCACCGTGCTGGGACCCGGGGGCAGGCCCGTGGAACTGCAGATCCGCACCCACGACATGCATCGCCGCGCCGAGTACGGCGTCGCGGCGCACTGGAAGTACAAGGAGGATCCCAACGCCGCCGGCAAGGGCATCCACTCCGACGGATCCGAGCTGTCGTGGGTGCGCAGCCTCAACCAGTGGTCCAAGGAGGAGGACGACCCCAGTGAGTTCCTCGACTCGCTGCGCTTCGAGATCAACTCGACCGAGGTCTACGTCTTCACCCCCAAGGGCGACGTGGTGTCGCTGCCGCAGGGATCGACCCCGGTGGACTTCGCCTACTCGGTGCACACCGAGGTGGGTCACCGCTGCATCGGTGCGCGGGTCAACGGGAAGCTGGTGCCCCTGGAGACCCAGCTGGCCAACGGCGACGTCGTCGACGTCCTCACCTCCAACGCCCCCGACGCCGGGCCGAGCCGCGACTGGCTGCAGTTCGTGGCCAGCCCTCGGGCCCGCTCCAAGATCAAGGCCCATTTCACCCGCGAGCGGCGCGAGGAGTCCATCGAGAACGGCAAGGAGGCCATCGCCAAGGAGATCCGCCACGGCGGCCTTCACCTGCAGAACCTCCTGACGGTGGAATACCTCACCGCGGTCGCCAACGACCTCAAGGTGGCCGATGTCAACGGCCTCTACGCCGCGGTGGGGGAGCACAACATCAGCCCCCAGTCGGTGGTCGAGAAGCTGGTGTCGCTGGGCGGCGGGGCCGAGGAGGCGCGGGCCGACCGCGACGAGGACGCCCCGGTGGGGGTCGTCGCCCCCGCGGTGCGCCGGCATTCCGAGACCGGCGTCATCGTCGACGGGAATCCCGACATGCTGGTCAAGCTCGCCCGTTGCTGCACCCCGCTGCCGGGCGACGAGATCATGGGCTTCGTCACCCGTTCCGACGGGGTCTCGGTGCACCGCACCGACTGCTCCAACGCCAAGCACCTGCTGCAGTACCCCGAGCGCATCGTCCCGGTGTCCTGGGCCGGCGGGGCACAGGAGGGTTATGTCGTCACCGTGCAGGTGGAGGGTCTGGACCGCTCCGGGCTGCTCTTCGACACCTCGAAGATCCTCGCCGAGCAGGGAGTCTCGGTGCTGTCGGCCAATATGAGCGCCTCCAAGAACCATCTGGCGCGGCTGCGCCTGACCTTCGAGTCTCCCGATCCCACCCACCTCAAGCACCTGGTGGAGTCGATCCGCCGCATCTCCGGCGTCTACGACGTCTACCGCGTCAAATCTTAA
- the yajC gene encoding preprotein translocase subunit YajC — protein MILILVVFLGLMSWTTRRSMKKQQNQRQELENSMTEGSRVMLTSGLYGTLTHVGEKQAIVELAPGAEVVVVKQAISKVVNPDEEEFSFADDQSVTETEPVLEQSSAEPALEQPAPGADDPAEIAEETGAAQAEESAEYPSAGEK, from the coding sequence ATGATTCTGATCCTGGTCGTCTTCCTGGGACTCATGTCCTGGACGACGCGCAGGAGCATGAAGAAGCAGCAGAACCAGCGTCAGGAGCTTGAGAACTCCATGACCGAGGGCAGCCGGGTGATGCTCACCAGCGGTCTGTACGGCACCCTCACCCACGTCGGTGAGAAGCAGGCCATCGTCGAGCTGGCCCCCGGGGCCGAGGTGGTCGTGGTCAAGCAGGCCATCAGCAAGGTCGTCAACCCCGATGAGGAGGAGTTCTCCTTCGCCGATGACCAGTCGGTCACCGAGACCGAGCCCGTCCTCGAGCAGTCCTCCGCCGAGCCCGCTCTCGAGCAGCCCGCACCGGGCGCCGACGATCCCGCCGAGATCGCCGAGGAGACCGGGGCGGCGCAGGCCGAGGAGTCCGCGGAGTACCCTTCGGCGGGGGAGAAGTAA